In Deinococcus irradiatisoli, the genomic stretch CGTCGAACACCACGTTCTCGGGAAGCTGCAACGGATCGAGGCTCACCACGTTGGCGTTGGTCAGCGCCTCGGCGTGGTGGTGGTAGGCGCCGCCGTGCAGCGCGTCTTCGCCGCAGTACTCGCCGGGCAGCACCATCCGCAGGGTAATCAGGCGCCCGCGCGGGGTCAGCTGGGCCAGCCGCACCAGGCCGGTTTCCACCCGGTAGAGCAGCCGGGCCGGGTCGGTCTGCCGGAAGAGGTAGGCGCCGCGCGGATAGCGCAGCCCGGCCCCGCGTCCGGCCGGCACCGGTCCGCCGACTTTCATGGCTGGGCCTCCAGGATGGCGGCGATCTGCTGGGCCGCCTGCACCGCGTCGGGGCCGGCCCAGCGCCCCAGCTCGGCGGCGGCCTCGGGGTCGGCGTTGATGGCGTGCCCGCCCACGAACACTGGAATCTCGCCGGCCGCCAGGTCTTGGCGCTGCGCCAGGGCCGCTTCGAGCGCCGCCTGGGTGTTGATGCTGATCAGGATCGCCTGGGCGCCGACGCTGCGGGCATACACGCCCAGATCGCCCAGCGGGGTATTGGCGCCCACGTAGCGCACCTGCACGCCCAGGCGGCGCAGCACCACGCTGAGCATCAGCAGGCCGATCTCGTGGTGCTCCTGCGGCCCGCAGGCGGCCACCACGGTCGGTCCGAAGCGGCCGTGCCCGGCGGCGCTGAGCAGGTTGGCGACCTGGGCGCGCAGAAACGCGCTGGCCTGGTGCTCGTGCGCCACGGTGATCTCGCCGCGCTCCCACTGCTCGCCGATCAGGTTCAGGGCCGGCTGGATCAGGTGCATCAGCACGCCCTCGATGTTCAGCCGGGCCTGCGCTTCGCCGAGCAGCCGCTCGGCCCCCGCCAGATCGCCCTGAATCAGCGCGGCGACGAGCTGCGGCACGGTGACCTCGCCGCCCGGCGCGCCCGGCAGCGCCCAGTGCTCCCGGGCCAGTTGCGCCGCCCGGCTGACCGGGACGCCCTCGGTGAGCCGCTGACAGATGTATTCGATCTGCGCCACATCCTGCTTGCTGTAAAGCCGGTAACCGCTGGCGCTGCGCTGGGGACGCGGCAAACCGTACCGGCGCTCCCACTGCCGCAGGGTGGTGGCGGGAACGCCGACCCGCCCTTCCACTTCGCTGGCGGTGAAGAGTCCGCTGGAATCCGTAGCCCCTGTCATCTGAGGGTCATTAGGCCACAGCGCCGCGCCCGGCAACCGTATGAATTGACAGGAACTCGTGTGGGCCGAACGTAACCGGCCTTCACGTCTCGCTGGTCAACCCCACCAGCAGCGCCGTGCAGCTTCCGCGCGCCGGCAGCAGGCGGTGCGGCAGCGCCAGGGCGCAGGCCTCGCCTGGACGCAGGTGCACGAACGAACCGTCGGCGAAATCGATCAGCAGTTCGCCTTCCATACACACCGCTGCGCCGCCCGCGGGGGCCTGCGGCTGCGCCCGCGTCAGGTACAGGGCTTCCAGCGGGCTGCCCGGCACCCGGACGCGGCGGTCCGGCGTGACTTTGGCCAGCCGCGCCAGATGCAGCGCGGCCGGCGGCTGGGGCGCCGGTCCCGGCATCAGGCGCCGCCCGGCCGTAAGCGGCTCAACGGCTGCGCGCGGCCTGGTTGAGCTTCTTGCTGGCCTGCAGGGCCATGCCCTTGGCCTGCTTGACGTCCAGGCCCAGGTTCGGGGCCACCGCCTCAACCTTCTCGCCGCGCTCGCGGGTGGCCATCACCAGTTCGCGCTCCTGGGGGCTGAGCACTTCCAGGTAGGGCCGCAGCTGCGCCCAGGCCAGCGGCGAGGCTTTGGGCGCGGCCGTCTTGCCGGCGGCTTTGGGCGCGGCGGCTTTTGTTTTGGGCGCGCTGGCTTTTCGGGCCGGCTTGCCCGGCGCTTTGCGGGCACCGGTCGCCGTCGTCTTGGAAGCGGCAGTGCTCCTGGTTCCCTTGACCGCCGCACCGGCAACTTTGGCCGCGCCGCGCCGCCCCTTGGCTTCCTTCTTCTTGGGCTCCTTGCCGCGCTCCTCCAGGATGTTGCGGGCGTCCACCTCGTTCAGGCTGCCCTGGTCCTCGCCCTTGCGCAGCGTCGCGTTGCGCTCGCCGTCGGTGAGGTACGGCCCGAACCGGCCGCTCTTGAGGGTGATCGGCGCCCGGTCGGGGTACTCGAAGCTCGCCAGCGGCGCGCTCGCCGCCCCGCGCCCGCCTCGAAAGCGCGGCTGCATGAACAGCGCCTCGGCTTCCAGCAGGCTCACGGTAAAGAGCTGCTCGGGAATCGTCAGGCTGCGCGAGTCGTTGCCGCGCTTGAGGTAGGGACCGAACTTGCCGTTGTGCGCCCAGATCTCCTCGCCCTCACTGACCCCCACCAGCCGGGGCAGCGAGAGCAGTTTCAGCGCCCGGTCCAGGCTCAGGGTACCGAGGTCGTCGCTGGGAAAGAGGCTGGCGGTTCGCAGCGGCGGATTTTCCTCGCCGATCTGCACGTACGGCCCGAACCGCCCGGCCTTGGCGATCACCGGCAGGCCGCTGCCGGGGTCCTCGCCGAGTACCCGGTCGCCGCTGGGCCGGCTGAGCAGTTCCTCGGCCTTTTCCAGGGTGAGTTCGTCGGGCGTGACTTCTTCGGGAATGGTGGCCTTGGCCTCGCCGCGCGTGAGGTAAGGGCCGTACTTGCCGACCCGCACTTCCACCCCGCTGCCCTCGAGCTTGGGCACCTGAATGGTGGCGATGCTGCGCGGATCGATGTTTTCCATCTGGGTCTCGACCAGCGGGCGCAGCCCCATGCCACCCTCCTCGCCCAGGAAAAACGAGCGCAGGTATGGCCCGCGCTGCTGGCGCCCGCCGGCGATGTCGTCGAGGTCTTCTTCCATGCGGGCGGTGAAGTCGTAGTCCACCAGCCGTCCGAAATGGTGCTCCAGCAGCGCCGAGGTGGCAAACGCCGTCCAGGTGGGCACCAGCGCCTGCCCTTTCTTGGCGGCGTAGCCCCGGTCCTGAATGGTGCCGATGATGCTGGCGTAGGTCGAGGGCCGCCCGATGCCGGCGCCTTCCAGGGTCTGCACCAGGCTGGCCTCGGTGTAGCGGGCCGGCGGCTGGGTTTCGTGGCCGGACGGTTCCGGGTCGGCAGCCGTGACCTGCTCGCCTTCCCGCAGCGGGGGCAGCAGGGTCTCGCGGTCTTCGAGCGCGGCCTGCGGATCGTCGCGGCCTTCCACGTAGGCCCGCAGGAAGCCGGGGAAGTCGATCGAGCGCCCTGAAGCGCTCAGCAGCACCTCGCGGTTATCCGTGCTCTGGCCGCCCAGGCGCACCTGCATCCGGCGGCCGCGCGCGTCGGCCATCTGGGAGGCCACCGTACGCTTCCAGATCAGGTCGTAGAGTTTCCACTCGTCGCTGCCGAGTTCGCCCTTCAGGGTCTCGGGAGTGCGAAAGGCGTTGCCGGCCGGACGCACCGCTTCGTGGGCTTCCTGGGCGTTCTTGGCTTTCTTGGTGTAGCTCCGCGGCTGGGCGGGCAGGTAGGCCTCGCCGTAGAGCGACTTGACCTGGGCGCGGGCCGCGCTGATCGCCTCAGTGCTGAGGGTGGTGCTGTCGGTGCGCATGTAGGTGATAAAGCCGCCCTCGTAGAGCTTTTGCGCCGCGCGCATGGTGCGCTGGGCGCCGAAGCCCAGCTTGCGGCTGCCTTCCTGCTGCAGGGTCGAGGTAATGAACGGCGCGTAGGGCTTTTGCGTGAAGGGCTTTTCCTCGGCGCTGAGCACCGTCAGCGGCTGCTCGCGGAGCGCTTCGGCCAGGGCGCGGGCCGCTTCTTCGCCCAGGCGCAGCACCTCGGCCCCGGCCCTCAGTTGCCCGGTGAGCGGATCGAAGTCGCGGCCCTGCGCCAGGCGCACCCCGCCAACCTCCAGCAGGCGGGCCGGGAACGGTTCGCCCGCGCCGGTCACGCAGGTCACGTCGAGGTCCCACCACTCGCCCGGCACGAAACGCATCCGCTCGCGCTCGCGCTCGACGAGCAGGCGGGTCGCCACGCTCTGCACCCGGCCCGCCGAGAGCTTGGGCGCCACCTTGCGCCACAGCACCGGGCTGACCTCGTAGCCGTAGAGCCGGTCGAGCGCCCGGCGGGTTTCCTGCGCTTCGACGAGGTTGCTGTCGATCTGGCGCGGGTGGGCGATGGCGGCCTGAATGGCGTCCTTGGTGATCTCGTGAAAGACCATCCGTTTGACGCTGCCCTTGGGCTTGAGTTCCTGAAACAGGTGCCAGGCGATGCTCTCACCCTCGCGGTCGTCGTCGGTCGCCAGAATCACCTCGTCGGCCTGCTGGGCCAGCTTGCGCAGGTGGGCGACGTGGGCCTTCTTGTCGGGCGAGACGATGTAGAGCGGCTTGAAATCGTCCTCGATGTTCAGGCCCAGCCGCGCCCAGGCTTCACGTTTGTATTTCTCGGGAATCTCGGCGGCGCTCCTGGGCAGGTCGCGGATGTGGCCGATCGACGACTCGACGGTGTACCCCTTGCCGAGGTACTTGGCGATGGTTTTGGCTTTGGCAGGACTCTCGACGATGATCAGGGTATTGGGCATGGAAGTATCCAGAGCGAACTTGGGAAAGAAGCGGAGAAGGTGGGGGCGCTAGTTGGGTTGCACTGTATTACACGTCCGGCCCTCGAAACGGGCATGGTCTCGCGTTGGGTCCCTTGAGCGGCCGTTCAGACTCTGCCGTTCCGCTTCCTGGCCCGGCACCTTACAGTGGGGCGGTGAAGGTCCGCTTCCTGCCCACCACCTTGTTGGGCGCCGGTCTGCTCGGCGTCTTGGCATGGCTCTCGCCGCTGCCGCCGCCCCGGAGCCCGGCGCGCCCCGCCCCCACCCTGCTGGTGCTGGGCGCTTCGCAGGTGGGGGGTCGGCCCTCGAGTGCCTTTCGGCGGCGGCTCGACCATGCCCTGACGCTCTACCGGCAAGGTGGGGTCCGGCGCATCATCGTGTCGGGCGGCGTCGGCCAGGGGCAGCACATCAGCGAGGGGGCCACCGGGGTGAGGTATCTGCGGGGCCGGGGTGTGCCGGGCACGGCGCTGCGGGCCGAGGAGCGCAGCCGCACCACCTTTCAGAACCTGGAATTCAGCCGCCCGCTGATTGGCGGGCCGGTCACGCTGGTTACCGACGCCGTTCACGCCCGCCGGGCCCTGTCGCTGGCGCGCGCCGCCGGGCTTCGCGCCGAGGTCAGCAGCGTGGCACTGAAGCCCACCCCGCACTACCTGCTGCGCGAAACGCTGGCCCTGCTGGCCTGGCGCTGCCTGCGCTACACCGGCGGGCGGGACCAGCCGCGCCCACAAGCGTAATCCGGAACACCAACAGACGTGTAGACGTGGCACCGGGCCAACTTCTTGGTCGCGGGAGCCATCGTGTAAGCTGAAGATTATGAACGTCATCGGCAAAGTCACGGTGCTGCCCCGGCTGCCCGCACCGCTCAGGCGCCTCGAAGAACTCGCCTACAACCTTTACTGGTCCTGGACGCCCAAGGCCCAGGCGCTGTACCAGGAACTCGATCCTGTCAATTGGGAGCGCTTCCAGCACAACCCGGTGCAGACGCTGCTGGAAACGCCGGCCGCCCGCCTGGAAGCGCTGAGCAGCGACCCGGATTACCTGGGCCGCTACAGCGAGGTCATGGAGCACTTCGACGCCTACATGAACAAGGGCAGCTGGGGCAAGGGCGGCGTGTGGGCCGCCAAGAACGCGCCCACGCTGCCGCCGGTGGCGTACTTCAGCATGGAGTACGGCTTTCACGAATCGCTGCCGATCTACTCCGGCGGCCTGGGCGTGCTGGCCGGCGACCACTGCAAGAGCGCGTCCGATCTGGGCTTGCCGTTCACGGCGGTGGGCATGCTCTTTCACCAGGGCTACTTCCGGCAGCTCTTCAACAAGGATGGCTGGCAGGAAGAAGCTTACGACGAACTCAACCTGACCACCCTGCCGGTGCGCCCGGCGCTGACGAAAAGCGGCGAGAAGGCCAGGGTCAGCGTGCGGATCGCGGGGCGCGACGTCGCGCTGCAGATCTGGACCCTGCAGATCGGGCGCATTCAGGTGCTGCTGCTCGACGCCAACGTGCCGGAGAACTCCGAGGACGACCGCAAGCTGACCGCCCGGCTCTACGGCGGCAACCAGGACCTGCGCATTCAGCAGTACGTGCTGCTGGGCGTGGGCGGCATCCGGGCGCTTAGAGCGCTGGACATTCCCGCCAGCATTTACCACATGAACGAGGGCCACGCCGCCCTGATGGGCCTGGAGCGGGTGCGCGAGTACGTGGCGCAGGGCCTGGATTTCCGCACCGCCCTGGAAGCCACCGCCGGCAGCACCCTGTTCACCACCCACACCCCGGTGGCGGCCGGCAACGACGCCTTCGCCTACGAGATGATGGACCGCTACATCGGCGAGTGGCCGGCCCAGTTGGCGACCAGCCGCGACGAGCTCTACGCGCTCGCCGAGCATTTCCAGAACTGGGACAACCACCTGGTGCCCACCTTCTCGATGACCGTCTTCGCGCTGCGGATGTCGCGCATGGCCAACGGCGTCTCCGAGCTGCACGGCGAGGTCAGCCGCGGAATGTGGAACTTCCTCTACGAGGGCGCCGACCCGGAAGAAGTGCCGATCGGGCACGTCACCAACGGCGCGCACAACCTGACCTTCCTGGCCCAGCAGTTCCGTGACCTGTACTCCACGGTGCTGCCCGCCGACTGGACCGGGCGCCTGGAAGACAAGCAGATGTGGGAAGACATCCACAAGATTCCCGACGCGCAGCTCTCGGCCACCCAGCACGAGCTCAAGGAAGAAATGATCGCCTTCGTGCGCGCCCGCCTGCAAGAGCAGCTGCGCCGCACCGGGGCCAGCGCCGCCGAGGTCGCCGCCGCCGGGGAAGTGCTGAGCGCCGACGCGCTGACCATCGGCTTTGCCCGGCGCTTCGCCACCTACAAGCGCGCCACGCTGCTGTTTCGCGACCGCGAGCGCCTGCGCAAGATCGTCAACGACCCGGCCCGCCCGGTGCAGTTCGTGTTCGCCGGCAAGGCCCATCCGGCCGACAACCCCGGCAAGGCCTTCATTCAGGAAATCTACAAGGTCTCGCGCGACCCGGAATTCGCCGACAAGATCGTGATTCTGGAAAACTACGACATGAACGTGGCCCGCCACCTGGTGCAGGGCGTGGACATCTGGCTCAACAACCCCCGGCGCCCGCTGGAAGCCTCCGGCACGTCGGGCATGAAGGCGAGCTTCAACGGCGCGCCCAACTTCAGCATCCTCGACGGCTGGTGGCGCGAAGGCTACGACGGCACCAACGGCTGGCCGATCGGCGAGGAGCGCGAGTACACCGACCTCAACCTTCAGGACGACGCCGACAGCTTCAGCATGTACACGACCCTGGAAGACACCATCGTGCCGCTGTACTACGGCAAGGACGCCCAGGGCCAGAACCACGGCTGGCTTCAGACGGTGCGCCGGGCCATCATCACCGTCAATCCCGAGTTCGCCATGCAGCGGCAGGTCATCGACTACGTGCAGAAGTTCTACCTGCCGCTGGGCGAGCGCGCCGAGAAGATCGACGCCAACCACTTCGAGAAGGCCCGCGCCCTGGGCGGCTGGAAAGGCTGGGTGCGCCAGCAGTGGCAGCACGTGCAGATTCACGCCACCGCCGAATTGCCGGCCACCGTGCAGCCGGGCGAGCAGGTGAAGGTGAGCGCTCAGGTGATTCCGGCAGGCATTCAGGAAAACGAGCTGCGGGTCGAGGCGGTGCTCAAGCACGGCGAGCAGACCCTGCACGTGCCGATGACCTCCTCGGGCGGCGGCCACTACGAGGCCAGCATTCCGCTGACCGACAGCGGCTTATATAGCGTCGGTGTGCGCGCCACGCCCTACTCGCCGGATCTGAGCAATCCGATCGAGCTGGGCCTGATCAAGTGGGCCTGAGCAAAAGAAACGGTCTACGGGGCGGCCTTCGGGCCGCTTTTTTCAGTTCGCTCAATTGGCCTTCCCCGGCGCTGCTACACTTGCCCGCGTGACCCGCCTGCTGCCCCTGCCCCGCCCCAGCCTGCCCCCCGTACCTGCCCTGCTGCTGAGCATGACCAGCATTCAGGGCGGCGCGGCCATCGCCAAGGGGCTCTTTCCGGCGCTGGGGCCGGCCGGGGTCACGGCGCTGAGGGTGGGCCTGAGCGCCGCGCTGCTGCTGCTGATCTTCCGGCCCCCGCTGCTGAGCCTGACTTTGCGGCAGTGGCGGGCGGCGGCCATTTACGGCGCGGTGCTGGGCCTGATGAACCTGACCTTTTACCTCTCGATTCACTACCTGCCGCTGGGCCTGGCCGTCACGCTGGAATTCCTGGGACCGCTGGCAGTGGCGGTGGGCAGCAGCCAGCGCCGGGGCGATCTGGTGTGGGTGGCGCTGGCAGGCCTGGGCATCTTCCTGATCACCCCGCTGGGCGGGGGCGTCCCGGTGGCGCCGCTGGGGGTGGCGCTGGCCCTGGGCGCGGCGGCGCTGTGGGCGGCCTACATCGTGATCGGCTCACGTCTGCCGCGCCACTTTTCCGGCACCCAGGGCGTCAGCGTGGGGATGCTGTGCGCCACCGTGACGGTGCTGCCCTGCGCCCTGCTGCTGGGCTTCGCGCCGGGGCAGCTCAGCCCGGCGCTGCTGCTCTCGGGCCTGCTGGTGGCGACCCTGTCGAGCGCCCTGCCCTACAGCCTGGAAATGGTGGCCTTGAGGCAGCTGCCCAAGCAACTCTTCTCGATCATGATGAGCCTGGAACCGGCGGTGGCCGCCGTGCTGGGCTGGCTGGTGCTGCGCGAGGTGCTGAGCATCTCGCAGTGGCTGGCGATCGTCTGCGTCATCGCCGCCAGCGTGGGCGCGACCTGGAGCAGCAAACGCCGCGAGGCCGACCTCCAGGTCTGAGGCCCGCGTCCGAAGGCAAAAGACAACGCCGCCCCACGTTCGGAACGGCGTTGTCCTGCGTTGTCAGGTCTTGCTCCCCCGCCCGTTCAGTTCAGCGCGCCCACCCCGAACCCGAAGCGCTCGCCGTCGTAATCGACGTTGAGGCTGCTGTTGTCCGGCACCTGTCCGGCCAGGATTTCCTTGGCCAGCGGCGTTTCGAGTTCGCGGGCGATCACCCGCCGCAGGGGCCGGGCGCCGAAGGCCGGATCGTAGCCGTCGTGGGCCAGTTTGTCGAGCGCGGCGCTGCTCAGGTGCAGGGTCACCCGGCGCTCGGCCAGGCGGCGGCGCAGTCCACCGAGCTGAATCTCCACGATGCGGCGCAGGTCGGTGGGCGTCAGGGCGTCGAACACGATGATGTCGTCCACCCG encodes the following:
- a CDS encoding MerR family transcriptional regulator yields the protein MTGATDSSGLFTASEVEGRVGVPATTLRQWERRYGLPRPQRSASGYRLYSKQDVAQIEYICQRLTEGVPVSRAAQLAREHWALPGAPGGEVTVPQLVAALIQGDLAGAERLLGEAQARLNIEGVLMHLIQPALNLIGEQWERGEITVAHEHQASAFLRAQVANLLSAAGHGRFGPTVVAACGPQEHHEIGLLMLSVVLRRLGVQVRYVGANTPLGDLGVYARSVGAQAILISINTQAALEAALAQRQDLAAGEIPVFVGGHAINADPEAAAELGRWAGPDAVQAAQQIAAILEAQP
- the topA gene encoding type I DNA topoisomerase codes for the protein MPNTLIIVESPAKAKTIAKYLGKGYTVESSIGHIRDLPRSAAEIPEKYKREAWARLGLNIEDDFKPLYIVSPDKKAHVAHLRKLAQQADEVILATDDDREGESIAWHLFQELKPKGSVKRMVFHEITKDAIQAAIAHPRQIDSNLVEAQETRRALDRLYGYEVSPVLWRKVAPKLSAGRVQSVATRLLVERERERMRFVPGEWWDLDVTCVTGAGEPFPARLLEVGGVRLAQGRDFDPLTGQLRAGAEVLRLGEEAARALAEALREQPLTVLSAEEKPFTQKPYAPFITSTLQQEGSRKLGFGAQRTMRAAQKLYEGGFITYMRTDSTTLSTEAISAARAQVKSLYGEAYLPAQPRSYTKKAKNAQEAHEAVRPAGNAFRTPETLKGELGSDEWKLYDLIWKRTVASQMADARGRRMQVRLGGQSTDNREVLLSASGRSIDFPGFLRAYVEGRDDPQAALEDRETLLPPLREGEQVTAADPEPSGHETQPPARYTEASLVQTLEGAGIGRPSTYASIIGTIQDRGYAAKKGQALVPTWTAFATSALLEHHFGRLVDYDFTARMEEDLDDIAGGRQQRGPYLRSFFLGEEGGMGLRPLVETQMENIDPRSIATIQVPKLEGSGVEVRVGKYGPYLTRGEAKATIPEEVTPDELTLEKAEELLSRPSGDRVLGEDPGSGLPVIAKAGRFGPYVQIGEENPPLRTASLFPSDDLGTLSLDRALKLLSLPRLVGVSEGEEIWAHNGKFGPYLKRGNDSRSLTIPEQLFTVSLLEAEALFMQPRFRGGRGAASAPLASFEYPDRAPITLKSGRFGPYLTDGERNATLRKGEDQGSLNEVDARNILEERGKEPKKKEAKGRRGAAKVAGAAVKGTRSTAASKTTATGARKAPGKPARKASAPKTKAAAPKAAGKTAAPKASPLAWAQLRPYLEVLSPQERELVMATRERGEKVEAVAPNLGLDVKQAKGMALQASKKLNQAARSR
- a CDS encoding YdcF family protein, with translation MKVRFLPTTLLGAGLLGVLAWLSPLPPPRSPARPAPTLLVLGASQVGGRPSSAFRRRLDHALTLYRQGGVRRIIVSGGVGQGQHISEGATGVRYLRGRGVPGTALRAEERSRTTFQNLEFSRPLIGGPVTLVTDAVHARRALSLARAAGLRAEVSSVALKPTPHYLLRETLALLAWRCLRYTGGRDQPRPQA
- the glgP gene encoding alpha-glucan family phosphorylase, which gives rise to MNVIGKVTVLPRLPAPLRRLEELAYNLYWSWTPKAQALYQELDPVNWERFQHNPVQTLLETPAARLEALSSDPDYLGRYSEVMEHFDAYMNKGSWGKGGVWAAKNAPTLPPVAYFSMEYGFHESLPIYSGGLGVLAGDHCKSASDLGLPFTAVGMLFHQGYFRQLFNKDGWQEEAYDELNLTTLPVRPALTKSGEKARVSVRIAGRDVALQIWTLQIGRIQVLLLDANVPENSEDDRKLTARLYGGNQDLRIQQYVLLGVGGIRALRALDIPASIYHMNEGHAALMGLERVREYVAQGLDFRTALEATAGSTLFTTHTPVAAGNDAFAYEMMDRYIGEWPAQLATSRDELYALAEHFQNWDNHLVPTFSMTVFALRMSRMANGVSELHGEVSRGMWNFLYEGADPEEVPIGHVTNGAHNLTFLAQQFRDLYSTVLPADWTGRLEDKQMWEDIHKIPDAQLSATQHELKEEMIAFVRARLQEQLRRTGASAAEVAAAGEVLSADALTIGFARRFATYKRATLLFRDRERLRKIVNDPARPVQFVFAGKAHPADNPGKAFIQEIYKVSRDPEFADKIVILENYDMNVARHLVQGVDIWLNNPRRPLEASGTSGMKASFNGAPNFSILDGWWREGYDGTNGWPIGEEREYTDLNLQDDADSFSMYTTLEDTIVPLYYGKDAQGQNHGWLQTVRRAIITVNPEFAMQRQVIDYVQKFYLPLGERAEKIDANHFEKARALGGWKGWVRQQWQHVQIHATAELPATVQPGEQVKVSAQVIPAGIQENELRVEAVLKHGEQTLHVPMTSSGGGHYEASIPLTDSGLYSVGVRATPYSPDLSNPIELGLIKWA
- a CDS encoding EamA family transporter; this translates as MTRLLPLPRPSLPPVPALLLSMTSIQGGAAIAKGLFPALGPAGVTALRVGLSAALLLLIFRPPLLSLTLRQWRAAAIYGAVLGLMNLTFYLSIHYLPLGLAVTLEFLGPLAVAVGSSQRRGDLVWVALAGLGIFLITPLGGGVPVAPLGVALALGAAALWAAYIVIGSRLPRHFSGTQGVSVGMLCATVTVLPCALLLGFAPGQLSPALLLSGLLVATLSSALPYSLEMVALRQLPKQLFSIMMSLEPAVAAVLGWLVLREVLSISQWLAIVCVIAASVGATWSSKRREADLQV